In Spirosoma aureum, a single genomic region encodes these proteins:
- a CDS encoding acyl carrier protein — MSEIAQKVKNIIVEKLGVEESEVTPEASFTNDLGADSLDTVELIMEFEKEFNISIPDDQAENIGTVGQAITYLEENAGK; from the coding sequence ATGTCAGAAATTGCACAAAAGGTCAAGAATATCATTGTCGAGAAACTGGGTGTAGAAGAGTCGGAAGTGACGCCTGAGGCCAGCTTCACGAACGACCTGGGCGCGGACTCCCTCGACACGGTTGAGCTGATCATGGAATTTGAGAAAGAATTCAACATTTCTATCCCAGACGATCAGGCCGAAAATATCGGTACGGTTGGTCAGGCTATTACCTACCTGGAAGAAAACGCCGGTAAATAA